The following coding sequences are from one Pirellulales bacterium window:
- the speA gene encoding biosynthetic arginine decarboxylase translates to MKIDLDLERWSVLDAAELYEVARWGNGYFSINGEGHVCVHPTKDPQRSIDLKQLVDRLQLRGIDLPILIRFAQILNHRLAEIHGVFQSAISEQKYQGNYCCVYPIKVNQQRQVVEEVLEFGRPFKFGLEAGSKPELLAVVAMASNDTPIICNGFKDAEFIETAMLAHKIGRNIIPVVEKYTELGLILEYAEKIGVRPKIGMRVKLAARGAGRWQSSGGYRSKFGLTVTEILKGLEELKSRGMQDCFKLLHFHQGSQITNIRHIKAALNEAAHVYTELVSRGAGLEYIDVGGGLGVDYDGSQTNFESSVNYSLQEYANDVVYHIQRACDDAGVKHPTIVSESGRAVVAYHSVLVFGVLGVSEQGQNGIPPQLPPEVEQPLSDLMETYQNLGVRNILESYHDAQQSLDNAMTLFSQGYLPLDQRSLVENLYWAICHKIQKLAQQMEFVPEELQGLDSLLSDTYFCNFSLFQSIPDAWAIKQLFPVMPIHRLGERPTRFSVLGDITCDSDGKLDQFIDRRDVKRTLPLHQYEGKPYYLGAFLIGAYQEILGDLHNLFGDTNAVHVSMDDSGEVILQAVIKGDTVREVLDYVEFEPDALVRSLRDATEAAVRENRIGYEEAGRFLKFYEEGLHGYTYLEEPEQR, encoded by the coding sequence TTGAAAATCGATTTGGATTTGGAACGTTGGTCGGTGTTGGATGCCGCCGAACTGTACGAAGTGGCACGCTGGGGAAACGGTTACTTTTCGATCAATGGCGAAGGCCATGTTTGCGTGCATCCCACCAAAGACCCGCAGCGCTCAATCGATCTGAAGCAACTGGTCGATCGCTTGCAATTACGCGGCATCGATTTGCCCATTCTGATTCGGTTCGCCCAAATTTTGAACCATCGCCTGGCGGAAATCCACGGCGTGTTCCAATCGGCAATCTCTGAGCAAAAATACCAAGGCAACTATTGCTGCGTGTATCCCATCAAGGTAAACCAGCAGCGTCAAGTCGTGGAAGAAGTGTTGGAATTCGGCCGGCCCTTTAAGTTCGGCCTGGAAGCCGGCAGCAAGCCGGAACTATTGGCCGTGGTCGCCATGGCCAGCAACGATACGCCGATCATTTGCAACGGCTTTAAAGATGCAGAGTTCATCGAAACCGCCATGCTGGCCCACAAAATTGGCCGCAACATTATTCCTGTCGTCGAAAAATACACCGAACTTGGCCTGATTCTGGAATACGCCGAGAAAATCGGCGTGCGCCCCAAAATTGGCATGCGGGTGAAGCTGGCCGCGCGCGGCGCCGGCCGGTGGCAATCGTCCGGCGGTTATCGCTCCAAGTTCGGGCTGACGGTGACCGAAATCCTGAAGGGGCTGGAGGAACTCAAAAGCCGCGGCATGCAAGATTGCTTCAAGCTGCTCCACTTTCATCAAGGGAGCCAAATCACCAACATTCGGCACATTAAAGCCGCGCTGAACGAAGCGGCTCACGTATATACCGAACTGGTCAGCCGCGGCGCCGGCTTGGAATACATTGACGTCGGCGGCGGGCTGGGTGTCGATTACGACGGCTCGCAAACCAACTTCGAATCGAGCGTCAATTACAGCCTTCAAGAATATGCCAACGACGTCGTGTACCACATTCAACGGGCCTGCGACGACGCCGGCGTAAAGCATCCCACCATTGTTTCCGAAAGCGGCCGCGCCGTGGTGGCCTATCACAGTGTGCTGGTGTTTGGCGTCCTGGGAGTTTCCGAGCAGGGGCAAAACGGCATTCCGCCGCAGTTGCCCCCGGAAGTGGAGCAGCCCCTTTCCGATTTGATGGAAACGTACCAAAACCTCGGCGTCCGCAACATTTTGGAAAGCTATCACGACGCCCAGCAATCGCTCGATAACGCCATGACCTTGTTTTCCCAAGGTTACTTGCCGCTGGATCAACGCAGCCTGGTGGAAAATCTGTATTGGGCCATCTGCCACAAAATTCAAAAGCTGGCCCAGCAAATGGAATTTGTCCCCGAGGAACTGCAAGGGTTGGATTCGCTCCTGTCCGACACGTACTTTTGCAACTTCTCGCTGTTCCAATCGATTCCCGATGCCTGGGCCATCAAGCAGTTGTTCCCCGTGATGCCCATCCACCGCCTTGGGGAGCGCCCCACGCGGTTTTCGGTGCTGGGCGACATCACCTGCGACAGCGACGGCAAGCTCGATCAATTCATCGACCGCCGAGACGTCAAACGCACTTTGCCGCTCCACCAATACGAAGGCAAGCCGTATTACTTGGGTGCGTTTCTTATCGGCGCTTACCAGGAAATCCTGGGCGACCTGCACAATCTGTTCGGCGACACGAACGCCGTGCACGTGTCGATGGATGATTCAGGCGAGGTGATTCTGCAAGCCGTCATCAAAGGCGACACGGTGCGCGAAGTGCTCGACTACGTGGAGTTCGAGCCTGACGCCTTGGTTCGTAGCCTCCGCGACGCCACAGAAGCCGCCGTGCGTGAAAACCGCATTGGCTACGAGGAAGCCGGTCGCTTCCTCAAATTCTATGAAGAGGGGCTCCACGGCTACACCTATTTGGAAGAGCCCGAGCAGCGCTAA
- a CDS encoding acyl-CoA dehydrogenase family protein: protein MPNTLRPSATSGVDDPAAEGQASFAETAMKLGGKSEEEARRMGAVDKADDQVEGLFAARFQTVNSPIHRAVWERELPVELFTSQAPVTPPEVDRVMQQSLEVVRRHLAAGTLLDEKQKITNQVFADLAAAGYWGLLVDKQYGGSGAPFASFATFLTRMAMLDPTVAGLASVHGCIGAVDPVRTFGTPEQKRRFLPGLASGQRLSAFALTEPGAGSDLTALRTRAQRVGNEFVVNGEKLFITNVVPGRTIGLVCLIEDRPAVLVVELPGQENEHFQLRKYGLYALKHTYNQGILFKDFRVPAENLLTPTRGDGLTIAYHGLNLGRVSLCANAAGTMRLMMASMIPWAHFRKTYGAEIASRELVQRRLGRLAALIVGCDALVQWCAGLLDQGYRGEMECIIAKIFGSEAQKEAAVELFMKTHGGRSFLHGHMFGDNVHEFLAPCIYEGEGEMLGMAFFKSLVKQHGTKFYEPIGKALAAAGIKKPNPLNPAHAWALRKAVPPYLKWLLSEKLSRKRMSPLPPGMPATLQIHAEFAANRLDHSPLAIDAVMRKHQLALADRQCRMAYLSQQIQDAVTILCTSLYAARTDDEVVRTAADVLCQDLTRKLTGRAPTDRYFRTVTKLGQSIAEGGFQSITGVHPDEILMPY, encoded by the coding sequence ATGCCCAACACCCTGCGTCCCTCTGCGACCTCTGGCGTAGATGATCCTGCCGCCGAGGGGCAGGCCTCGTTCGCCGAAACCGCCATGAAGCTCGGCGGCAAAAGCGAGGAGGAAGCGCGCCGCATGGGCGCAGTCGACAAGGCCGACGATCAGGTGGAAGGGCTGTTTGCCGCGCGCTTCCAAACCGTCAACAGCCCCATTCACCGCGCGGTTTGGGAGCGAGAGCTGCCCGTCGAGTTGTTCACCAGCCAGGCGCCGGTCACGCCGCCGGAAGTCGACCGGGTAATGCAGCAATCGTTGGAAGTGGTCCGCCGCCATCTAGCAGCCGGCACGCTGCTGGACGAGAAGCAAAAAATCACTAATCAAGTCTTTGCCGATCTAGCGGCCGCCGGATATTGGGGCCTGTTGGTCGACAAACAGTATGGCGGCAGCGGGGCGCCGTTCGCCTCCTTCGCCACGTTTCTCACGCGGATGGCAATGCTCGATCCCACCGTGGCCGGCCTAGCCTCGGTGCATGGCTGCATCGGCGCGGTCGATCCGGTCCGCACCTTCGGCACGCCGGAGCAAAAGCGGCGATTCTTGCCCGGCCTTGCCAGTGGCCAGCGGCTTTCTGCATTCGCCTTGACCGAGCCTGGCGCCGGTTCCGATCTCACCGCTTTGCGCACCCGGGCCCAACGTGTCGGTAACGAATTTGTTGTCAACGGCGAAAAGCTGTTCATCACCAACGTCGTGCCAGGCCGCACCATCGGGCTGGTTTGTCTGATCGAAGATCGCCCGGCAGTGCTAGTCGTCGAATTGCCGGGGCAGGAAAACGAGCATTTTCAACTTCGCAAATATGGCCTGTATGCCCTCAAGCACACATATAACCAGGGAATCTTGTTTAAAGACTTTCGTGTGCCGGCGGAGAACTTGCTGACTCCGACGCGCGGCGATGGCTTGACGATTGCCTACCACGGCCTGAACCTGGGGCGCGTGTCGCTGTGCGCCAACGCCGCCGGAACCATGCGGCTGATGATGGCCAGCATGATTCCTTGGGCCCACTTCCGCAAAACCTATGGCGCGGAAATCGCCAGCCGCGAATTGGTGCAGCGCCGCCTGGGCCGGCTGGCCGCCCTGATTGTCGGTTGCGATGCCTTGGTGCAATGGTGCGCCGGACTGCTGGACCAGGGTTATCGCGGCGAAATGGAATGCATCATTGCCAAAATCTTCGGAAGCGAAGCCCAGAAGGAAGCCGCCGTCGAGCTGTTCATGAAAACCCACGGTGGCCGCTCTTTCCTGCACGGCCACATGTTCGGCGACAACGTTCACGAATTCCTCGCCCCCTGCATTTACGAAGGCGAGGGGGAAATGCTGGGCATGGCCTTCTTCAAATCACTGGTCAAGCAGCACGGCACGAAGTTTTACGAGCCCATTGGCAAAGCGCTGGCCGCGGCCGGCATCAAAAAGCCCAATCCGCTCAATCCCGCCCACGCCTGGGCGCTGCGCAAAGCCGTTCCCCCCTATTTGAAATGGCTGCTGAGCGAAAAGTTAAGCCGCAAGCGGATGTCCCCGTTGCCCCCGGGGATGCCCGCCACGTTGCAAATTCACGCCGAGTTTGCCGCCAACCGTCTGGATCACTCGCCCTTGGCGATCGACGCTGTCATGCGCAAACATCAACTGGCCCTGGCCGACCGGCAATGCCGCATGGCCTACTTATCGCAGCAAATTCAGGATGCCGTCACCATCCTGTGTACCAGCCTTTACGCCGCTCGAACCGACGACGAAGTAGTTCGCACCGCCGCCGACGTTTTGTGCCAAGATTTGACGCGCAAGTTAACCGGCCGTGCGCCCACAGACCGCTATTTCCGCACCGTCACCAAACTGGGCCAGTCGATTGCCGAAGGAGGATTCCAGTCGATCACCGGGGTGCATCCTGACGAGATTCTGATGCCGTACTAG
- the ppdK gene encoding pyruvate, phosphate dikinase, producing the protein MIYHFSKSRTDGDGSMKPLLGGKGANLAAMTSIGLPVPPGFTITTEVCMYYYKNGKKYPPALLNDVKTAVAWLEKETGKKFGDTKNPLLVSVRSGARDSMPGMMDTILNLGLNDKTVEALKAATGNGRFAWDSYRRFVQMYGDVVMGVQKRHEHEHEPFDEVMDHMKRERGVQEDTQLNEADLQELVQKFKALIRERTGQGFPATPFEQLQGAIGAVFGSWMNERAILYRQKYKIPDEWGTAVNVQSMVFGNMGDDCATGVAFTRDPATGENVFYGEYLVNAQGEDVVAGVRTPKPVAEMSHDPIIGPAFKELEKVRKTLEKNFGDVQDFEFTIEKKKLYMLQTRNGKRTALAYVKIAHDMVHERLMTPEHAIRSGDPEALNQLLQPIFDRHDYEHAKNSGRLLATGLAAGPGAASGKVVFSATKAEQWANQGEKVVLARIETSPEDLRGMIASEGILTCRGGVSSHAALVARQMGKVCVAGAGDIHIDYHAGTLTCKGHTLREGDAISINGSTGEVFCGSIKTADSELKQVLISRSLDPSESKAYQYYNFIMKLADKYRKLGLRTNADQPDQVENAIAFGADGIGLCRTEHMFFEGDRIIAVRQMILSETLEDRKRALDKLLPLQQGDFEGIFRALAGRPACIRLLDPPLHEFLPQHDNPRGQHEVAEQLGISVETVNKRVHELHEFNPMLGFRGCRLGIKYPEITEMQARAIFQAAAAVVGEGGKVQPEVMVPLVGFKRELDLQVEIIHRVAKEVMKETGKKFKYTVGTMIEIPRGALTADEIANTAEFFSFGTNDLTQTCLGMSRDDSGSFLPAYQQAEIIKTNPFASIDVTGVGKLMQIGVEKGRTTKPDLKIGICGEHGGDPSSIHFCHKIGMNYVSCSPFRVPIARLAAAQAALAK; encoded by the coding sequence ATGATTTATCACTTCAGCAAGTCGCGCACCGACGGCGATGGCAGCATGAAGCCGCTGCTGGGCGGCAAAGGCGCCAATCTGGCCGCCATGACCAGCATCGGGCTGCCCGTTCCGCCGGGCTTCACCATCACGACCGAAGTCTGCATGTACTACTACAAAAACGGCAAGAAGTATCCCCCGGCGCTATTGAACGACGTCAAAACCGCCGTCGCCTGGCTGGAAAAAGAAACCGGTAAAAAATTCGGCGATACCAAAAATCCGCTGCTCGTTTCCGTCCGCTCCGGCGCGCGAGATTCCATGCCCGGCATGATGGATACCATCCTCAACCTGGGCCTCAACGACAAAACGGTCGAAGCGCTCAAAGCCGCCACTGGCAACGGCCGCTTTGCCTGGGATTCCTATCGCCGTTTCGTCCAAATGTACGGCGACGTGGTGATGGGCGTGCAAAAACGCCACGAGCATGAGCACGAACCGTTTGACGAAGTCATGGATCACATGAAGCGCGAGCGCGGTGTACAGGAAGATACCCAGCTCAACGAGGCCGACCTACAGGAATTGGTCCAAAAATTCAAAGCCCTCATCCGTGAGCGCACCGGTCAGGGATTTCCCGCCACGCCGTTCGAGCAACTGCAAGGCGCCATCGGCGCGGTGTTCGGCTCCTGGATGAACGAACGCGCCATCCTGTATCGCCAAAAGTACAAAATTCCGGACGAATGGGGCACCGCCGTCAACGTGCAAAGTATGGTCTTCGGCAACATGGGGGACGATTGCGCCACCGGCGTCGCCTTCACCCGCGACCCCGCCACGGGCGAAAACGTTTTTTACGGCGAATACCTGGTCAACGCCCAGGGCGAAGACGTCGTAGCCGGCGTCCGCACTCCCAAGCCCGTGGCCGAAATGTCGCACGACCCGATCATCGGCCCAGCGTTCAAAGAGCTGGAAAAAGTCCGCAAGACTTTGGAAAAGAATTTCGGCGACGTGCAAGATTTTGAATTCACGATCGAAAAGAAAAAGCTCTACATGCTGCAAACCCGTAACGGCAAGCGCACCGCGCTGGCCTACGTCAAAATCGCGCACGACATGGTCCACGAACGCTTGATGACCCCCGAGCACGCCATCCGCAGCGGCGACCCGGAAGCGTTGAATCAGCTGCTGCAGCCCATCTTCGATCGGCACGATTACGAACACGCCAAAAATTCCGGCCGCTTGCTGGCCACCGGTTTGGCCGCCGGTCCTGGCGCCGCTTCCGGCAAAGTGGTATTCAGCGCGACCAAGGCCGAACAATGGGCCAATCAAGGCGAAAAAGTCGTGCTGGCCCGCATCGAAACCAGCCCGGAAGATCTCCGCGGCATGATCGCCAGCGAAGGCATTCTCACCTGTCGCGGCGGCGTTTCCAGCCATGCCGCGCTGGTCGCCCGCCAAATGGGCAAAGTTTGCGTGGCCGGCGCCGGCGACATCCACATCGATTACCACGCCGGCACGCTCACCTGCAAAGGCCACACCCTGCGCGAGGGCGATGCCATCAGCATCAACGGTTCCACCGGCGAGGTATTCTGCGGCTCCATCAAAACCGCCGACAGCGAGCTCAAGCAAGTCCTCATCAGCCGCTCGCTCGACCCCAGCGAAAGCAAAGCCTACCAGTATTACAACTTCATCATGAAGCTGGCCGACAAGTACCGCAAACTCGGCCTGCGCACCAACGCCGATCAGCCCGATCAGGTCGAAAACGCCATCGCCTTTGGGGCCGACGGCATCGGACTGTGCCGCACCGAGCACATGTTCTTTGAAGGCGATCGCATCATCGCCGTCCGCCAGATGATCCTGTCGGAAACCCTGGAAGATCGCAAACGCGCGCTCGACAAACTATTGCCGCTGCAGCAAGGCGATTTCGAAGGCATTTTCCGCGCCTTGGCCGGCCGCCCGGCGTGCATCCGCCTGCTCGATCCCCCCCTGCACGAATTCCTCCCCCAACATGACAACCCCCGTGGCCAGCACGAAGTTGCCGAGCAACTGGGCATTTCGGTCGAAACCGTAAACAAGCGTGTTCACGAGCTGCACGAGTTCAATCCCATGCTCGGCTTCCGCGGCTGCCGCCTGGGCATCAAGTATCCGGAAATTACCGAAATGCAGGCCCGTGCTATTTTCCAAGCCGCCGCGGCTGTGGTGGGCGAGGGGGGCAAAGTGCAGCCGGAAGTCATGGTGCCACTGGTTGGCTTCAAGCGCGAGCTGGATTTGCAAGTGGAAATCATCCACCGCGTCGCCAAAGAAGTGATGAAAGAGACGGGCAAAAAATTCAAATACACGGTCGGCACCATGATCGAAATTCCCCGCGGCGCCCTCACCGCCGACGAAATCGCGAACACCGCCGAATTCTTCAGCTTCGGCACCAACGACCTCACGCAAACCTGCCTGGGCATGAGCCGTGACGATTCCGGCTCGTTCCTGCCGGCCTATCAACAGGCTGAAATCATCAAGACCAATCCGTTCGCCTCGATCGACGTGACGGGCGTCGGGAAACTGATGCAAATCGGCGTGGAAAAAGGCCGCACCACCAAGCCCGATTTGAAAATCGGCATTTGCGGCGAACACGGCGGCGACCCCAGCTCGATCCACTTCTGCCACAAAATCGGCATGAACTATGTCAGTTGCTCGCCGTTCCGGGTCCCCATCGCCCGCCTCGCCGCCGCCCAAGCCGCCCTGGCGAAATAG
- a CDS encoding formylmethanofuran dehydrogenase subunit E family protein has translation MPIFIGNATCVKALHHRIRECISGVEERQGIARNAAISDYNICSKTVTANANQEKLNGFSSQTPNWASTLLLLQSERRPSRLKFVTGVLRLKTNRPHRKTILIMFRFGFIIALEMASLSGCMKSNPNDQHDCIALVREFHGAAGPWAVAGFRIGERALKELNLPRQSFSLAVVHYSPAEVQYSCIADGVQAATGASLGKLNLRIESAAVDDLRTVVEDRKTGRRLTFKLQPKFVQSILDVPTDKLESEGQRVAGLPDDEIFTFAETTSSSNAEK, from the coding sequence TTGCCGATTTTTATAGGCAACGCAACGTGCGTAAAAGCATTGCATCATCGAATCCGCGAGTGTATCAGCGGGGTGGAGGAGCGTCAAGGAATCGCGAGAAATGCGGCGATTTCCGACTATAATATATGTTCAAAAACAGTTACTGCGAACGCGAATCAAGAAAAGCTGAACGGATTCAGCAGCCAGACGCCAAATTGGGCAAGCACGCTATTGCTTCTCCAGAGCGAGAGGCGTCCATCTAGGTTAAAATTCGTGACGGGCGTTTTAAGGCTCAAAACGAATCGGCCGCACCGCAAGACGATTTTAATTATGTTTCGATTTGGATTCATCATCGCTTTGGAAATGGCCAGCCTCAGCGGATGTATGAAATCTAATCCGAACGATCAACACGACTGCATCGCGTTGGTCCGAGAATTTCACGGAGCAGCAGGCCCTTGGGCAGTTGCCGGGTTCCGGATAGGCGAGCGTGCCTTGAAGGAATTGAATCTGCCCCGGCAAAGTTTCTCGCTGGCGGTGGTTCATTATTCGCCGGCAGAAGTTCAATACTCATGTATCGCCGATGGTGTTCAAGCAGCGACCGGAGCCAGCCTAGGCAAGTTAAATTTGCGGATCGAGAGCGCCGCGGTCGATGATTTGAGAACCGTCGTTGAAGATCGGAAAACAGGACGCAGATTAACCTTCAAACTTCAGCCGAAGTTTGTCCAGTCCATTCTGGACGTGCCGACAGACAAACTCGAATCGGAAGGACAGCGTGTGGCTGGCCTACCGGATGACGAGATCTTCACCTTTGCAGAAACAACGTCATCCAGCAACGCAGAGAAATAG
- a CDS encoding HupE/UreJ family protein, whose product MKRTANCLLFALVACLFPSVAHAHTGIGETSGFMNGVIHPVTGLDHICAMVAVGLWAAQRGGKAIWLVPLTFVSVMALGGWLGMMGHALPFVEQGIVASVLILGVLIAAAIRLPLLVSVLIVGLFALFHGHAHGAEMPDTASGLLYGLGFIFSTLLLHLCGIALGLSAQRFGTPQLIRYAGVAIIGCGLFLCVAG is encoded by the coding sequence ATGAAACGCACCGCCAACTGTTTGTTATTTGCGTTAGTAGCTTGTTTGTTTCCGTCCGTCGCACATGCTCATACTGGCATCGGCGAAACAAGCGGCTTTATGAACGGGGTGATTCACCCGGTAACGGGACTGGATCATATTTGTGCGATGGTTGCCGTTGGCTTGTGGGCTGCCCAGCGGGGTGGTAAAGCAATTTGGCTAGTGCCGCTCACGTTTGTTTCTGTCATGGCACTTGGCGGCTGGCTGGGCATGATGGGGCACGCTCTTCCGTTTGTGGAGCAAGGCATCGTGGCTTCTGTTTTAATTCTTGGCGTGCTGATTGCAGCCGCGATACGCTTGCCTTTATTGGTCAGCGTGTTGATTGTCGGTCTGTTCGCACTATTTCACGGCCACGCTCACGGTGCGGAAATGCCGGACACCGCCTCCGGTCTGCTTTACGGCCTGGGATTTATCTTTTCCACGCTGCTATTGCACTTGTGCGGCATCGCCCTGGGATTATCCGCACAGCGTTTTGGAACGCCTCAGTTGATTCGCTATGCCGGCGTGGCGATCATCGGCTGTGGGCTATTTCTCTGCGTTGCTGGATGA
- a CDS encoding DUF1559 domain-containing protein, producing MAAKHTQPPPGFTLVELLVVLAIIGVLIALLLPAVQSAREAGRRLECANHLKQIGIAAHSYSNANGVLPPGNVTKTAGVCYGDALPGTAGFPSQDGPNWLIWLLPYLEEQASYSQYDFDVFNESYQNIPMRQTFVGLYVCPSDLDTHQLGVPATGPACGAALNLQYMPGSYRAVTGRSDGFQFLDTGDIQQYPVNWRGPIHTIGIFGFKAESFKTITDGISNTLMAGESTTRTDFSFRTFWAYSYAHFALSSATPQSRTWMGDYDGCVAQGGQGSSLPCRRGWGSNHGNGMNFVMCDGSTHFFADTIDSEIFAELATIEGGEPAQLPR from the coding sequence ATGGCTGCAAAGCACACACAACCGCCGCCAGGTTTTACGCTTGTCGAATTGCTGGTGGTGCTGGCCATCATCGGCGTGCTGATCGCGCTATTGTTGCCGGCGGTTCAATCTGCCCGCGAAGCCGGCCGCCGCTTGGAATGCGCCAATCATTTGAAGCAAATTGGCATCGCCGCGCATAGCTATTCTAATGCCAACGGCGTGTTGCCGCCGGGCAATGTCACCAAAACCGCCGGCGTGTGCTATGGCGATGCACTGCCGGGCACCGCCGGCTTTCCGTCGCAAGATGGTCCGAATTGGCTGATTTGGCTGCTGCCATATTTAGAGGAACAAGCGTCGTATTCGCAGTACGACTTTGATGTGTTCAACGAATCGTATCAAAACATTCCCATGCGGCAGACATTCGTAGGCCTGTATGTTTGCCCGTCCGATTTGGACACCCACCAACTGGGCGTTCCGGCCACGGGTCCCGCTTGTGGAGCGGCACTCAATCTGCAATACATGCCCGGGTCGTATCGCGCCGTAACGGGCCGCAGCGACGGCTTTCAATTTCTGGATACCGGCGATATTCAGCAGTACCCGGTCAATTGGCGTGGGCCCATTCACACCATTGGCATTTTTGGATTCAAAGCCGAAAGCTTCAAAACCATTACAGACGGCATCTCGAACACGCTGATGGCCGGCGAAAGCACGACCCGCACCGATTTTTCGTTTCGCACGTTTTGGGCGTATTCCTATGCCCATTTCGCACTCTCTTCTGCCACTCCACAAAGCCGAACATGGATGGGAGACTACGACGGCTGTGTTGCCCAAGGCGGCCAAGGATCATCCCTGCCGTGCCGCCGCGGCTGGGGCAGTAATCACGGCAATGGGATGAATTTCGTGATGTGTGATGGTTCAACACATTTTTTCGCGGATACAATCGACTCTGAAATTTTTGCAGAATTGGCTACAATAGAAGGCGGTGAACCCGCACAACTACCAAGGTAA
- a CDS encoding dockerin type I repeat-containing protein produces the protein MDRNGNSTYPSNQFPIKLVGIVLNNPGDMTDSMATPATAQPPALSPFNPNPYWQIFVQTVNINNDGDFGGAAVYASQNYANIPPYFFGDPSTYDPGLSYSTSGWVDDVNRISNNNTIQAGDLVMIEAQGGLDFGGKFNINEEHEINPNTQFNMVVLSHIALPDPTPLHLADIWDNSTNTVLFDPTRATGGEHYQSTLVRLEDVQLVPGQAANWQSNGFVTVEDNAGRPFTVQLGTNSAFTPANAPTGLFNVTGIFDQEGSPPFGSTTGSYEVWVMDPTTVSEVRVLGDFSFDGQLDSADVLAMENALADLPAYEFNHDLTPADTLAIGDINHDGVVNNADLQALLNLLKPSGVQASATVPEPPALALLGLAAALASVARLKISDAESKPD, from the coding sequence GTGGACAGAAACGGCAACTCGACGTACCCATCGAATCAGTTTCCCATCAAGCTCGTGGGGATTGTGTTGAATAACCCCGGCGATATGACCGACAGCATGGCGACGCCCGCCACGGCACAACCGCCCGCATTAAGTCCCTTTAATCCTAATCCTTACTGGCAGATTTTCGTTCAGACCGTGAACATTAACAACGATGGCGATTTTGGAGGCGCGGCGGTTTATGCTTCGCAGAATTATGCCAACATTCCCCCCTACTTTTTTGGTGACCCGAGTACGTACGATCCGGGCCTGAGTTATTCGACCAGCGGCTGGGTCGACGATGTGAATCGCATCAGCAATAACAACACGATTCAAGCGGGCGATTTGGTAATGATTGAAGCCCAAGGCGGGCTGGATTTCGGCGGCAAGTTCAACATCAACGAAGAGCACGAAATCAATCCCAACACTCAATTCAACATGGTTGTTTTGTCGCATATCGCCTTACCAGACCCCACGCCATTGCACTTGGCGGATATTTGGGACAATTCCACGAACACCGTTTTGTTTGACCCCACGCGGGCCACGGGCGGCGAACATTATCAATCCACGCTGGTGCGGTTGGAAGATGTGCAATTAGTTCCCGGCCAGGCTGCCAACTGGCAATCGAACGGATTTGTTACGGTGGAGGATAACGCGGGACGGCCATTTACGGTGCAACTGGGGACCAATTCCGCATTCACGCCAGCCAATGCACCTACGGGTCTGTTCAATGTAACGGGCATTTTCGATCAGGAGGGCTCGCCTCCCTTCGGCTCGACAACCGGCAGCTACGAAGTCTGGGTAATGGACCCCACGACGGTGAGTGAAGTTCGCGTGCTCGGCGATTTTAGTTTCGACGGCCAACTCGACAGCGCGGATGTGTTGGCGATGGAAAATGCCCTGGCTGATCTGCCGGCATACGAATTTAATCACGATTTAACCCCTGCGGACACGTTGGCCATCGGCGATATCAATCACGATGGCGTAGTCAACAATGCGGATTTGCAGGCGCTGTTAAATCTGCTCAAGCCATCCGGCGTGCAAGCGTCGGCGACCGTGCCGGAGCCGCCCGCACTTGCACTTTTGGGATTGGCAGCGGCGCTGGCGAGTGTCGCTCGACTTAAAATATCCGATGCTGAATCAAAGCCAGATTAA